The window TCTGTCGAGTGTCATCTGTGCTCTTCTACCTCACCATGTACATCAGCATCCTCTTCTTTGGCTTGATCAGCATCGATCGCTGCAGAAAGACCATTCGGCCGTTTGTGGGCACCAACCCTAGACGCCTGCTGTACAGAAAGCTCCTCTCGGGCTTCATATGGACATCGCTGTTGGCTCTTTCTCTGCCTAACGTAATCCTGACGAGCCGGCCCAGCACTTCAAGCCACTTTAAATGCAGTGACCTCAAGACAGAGATGGGACTGAAGTGGCACGAGCTGGTCAACCACGTGTGCCAGGTGATCTTTTGGGGAAACCTCGTGACAGTAATAGTATGCTACACACTCATCTCGAAAGAGCTCTACAAGTCTTACGCCCGCACACGAGCTCAACACCAGGGAAGGCCAGGGACGAACACCCCTCAGAACATTCAAGCCAACGTGTTCCTGGTGTTGGCCGTCTTCTTCGTGTGCTTCGTTCCCTTCCACTTCTCCCGAGTGCCCTACACCATCAGCCAGACCCGAGAAAGCATGTTCGATTGCCAGCAGAAGCTGCTTTTCTTCCAGCTGAAGGAGAGCACGCTGTGGCTGTCCTCCCTTAACTCTGTGCTGGATCCTCTCATCTACTTCTTCCTCTGTAAGTCTTTCAGGAGCTCTCTGTTAAACACCCTGCGTCTGTCTCCGGGCCGCTGCAGGGGGCTCAGGGAGCTCGGCACAGACTCGGCCAGCACTCCTCAGGGCAACACACTCATGTAACGCACAGACAGTGCTGTCGGGAACTCTCTCGTCCACATGAACATGCTAGGGTTCTCCTACACTAATCATCTCActgacattaatattattattgttttaacatATTTTCATGCTGCAATGGCTACATGGGTGAGTCACTTATATCCTTGATTCAGACCTGTCATGACTTATTCATAACTCATAACTCATACCTCAGAGTCAGGCATTGAGCTAACAGTTTTTTGATATTCCATTACTAGCAGTCAAGCTGCAAGGCCCAGGTTCACTGTAAACAGGATTTCAgagaataaagtaaaatagtaaaaGAGCTAGaatttattgtaatgcatttgaACTGTTTGccaatactgtttttattttaaaagatgtgCACTTGTAGACATAACCATATGCCGAAAACAGCAACGCTTCTTGTGttgtcacattaaaacaaataacatgGATAATACATTTTTCCATATATTTTCCAATTAAAAACCAAAATGGCAGCTTTTaaccaaagaaaataaaaaagttcagcAAACAACACAGTGTAAGACGTCTAGTCTGTTCATTAGTTCCCTTCCTCGGTCATGTTTATACACCTTCTCCATCTCTGTCCTTCATGTCTTTGTCTGAAGTGTTTGATTTAGTCTGtgatataacccccccccccaatctaCTGTATATAACCACTTATTTTTGTTTCAGAAG is drawn from Carassius auratus strain Wakin chromosome 40, ASM336829v1, whole genome shotgun sequence and contains these coding sequences:
- the LOC113058231 gene encoding P2Y purinoceptor 12-like, producing the protein MEFRTALAFTTDTDSNQTFRNESTEACSRDSALKTTVFPLLYTILFILGLSLNGLAAWVFLRIPSKSHFIIYLKNIVVADIIMTLTFPFKILADANLASVGERVFVCRVSSVLFYLTMYISILFFGLISIDRCRKTIRPFVGTNPRRLLYRKLLSGFIWTSLLALSLPNVILTSRPSTSSHFKCSDLKTEMGLKWHELVNHVCQVIFWGNLVTVIVCYTLISKELYKSYARTRAQHQGRPGTNTPQNIQANVFLVLAVFFVCFVPFHFSRVPYTISQTRESMFDCQQKLLFFQLKESTLWLSSLNSVLDPLIYFFLCKSFRSSLLNTLRLSPGRCRGLRELGTDSASTPQGNTLM